AGTTATCTAAAATAACTTTATATTTATTTTGCTGTGAGATCATTGTTTAACTCCTTTGCTACTGCTTGACTAAATTCGCCAAGAATAATTGAAAGACTATCACTTTTTGCAAAAATTCCACTCACTGCTTTTAAATCTCTAATCGCAATAAGATTTACTTTGGTAATATCTTTCACTTGAATAATAACTCTTGATGGTTTTGTTTCAACACTTAAAATATTTGTAACCGAACCAAGAAATTCTTTGAGGTTTTCAATTTTAAATGGAATCTTAGAAACTTGATAAAATGTGTTTTTTTGATGTTGTGTTTGTTTGTTTCAAAAAATTCAAATTAAACCAAATGTAATGATTGTTAAAAAGATCATTTTAAACTTGTGCTTTTTCATGTTTAAATTATACTATATTGCTCTTTTTTAATGAATTTTAAATCAAACACAAACACTAAATTTATAAGCTGGAAAATTTAAAAATCATAAGAATTTACTGAATTGTAATATAATTTCACTATGAAAAAATTAGGAATTATTATTGATTCTTTTTCAGGAGTATCACAAAGCTTTGCTCATGAATTAGGATACCATTTTTTACCCTTACAAGTAGAATTAGATAATGTTAAATATGAAGATGGAGTCGTTGAAAGTCAAACTATTTTAGAAAAATTAACAAATGCCGAATCTTTTTTAACTAGCTTGCCTCGCTTAGAATTAATCGAAAAAGCAGTTGAAGCTGCAAGCAAAGAGTTTCAAGATGTTCTTGTTTTAACAATTAATGAAAATCTTTCTTCGACAAGTAGATACATTCAAACTATTGCACATGATTTCCCGAATGTTAAAGTTGTTAATAATCACTTCACCGGAATTCAAATTATTAAAGTTGCTAAATATGCTCAAAAACTCTACCAACAAGGTCTAGCTCTTGATCAAATTATTGAAAAAATCAACAAAATTAATGAACAATCTTTAACTATTTTGGTTCCAACTAATTTAAAATACATCTTAAAAGGTGGAAGATTAAATACTTTGAAAAAATTAGTTTTAAACACTATTATGATGATTCCGATTTTAAGTTATAACTTAGATGGAACTGTTGGTATGATAAATTTAAAACGTACCCTTAAAGGGGCAATTAACAAAGCGATCGATCGTGTTGAAGAATTTATTGCAGAAATTGGATTACAAAATTATGAGTGCAATTGAATGCACGGGGTTGATTCAAAAGTAAATCAAATGGTTGTTGCTTTATGTAATGAACGTGGAATAAACTTAGCAAATGAACAGTTAACTTCAAGTGCAATCGCAATTCATACTGGACCTGAAGCATTCGCAATTACAGTTATGCCTAAAATTGAGGATTAATGTTTTTTTGAAATTGATATAAAAATCGCAAGCGTAAAAATAAATTACCAAAAGCTTCAGCTCCGCTTGTAAGTTTGAATTGAAAAATTGACAAAGAGCAACAACGCTTGATTGAACACATTGTTGAGGAACAAAAAATTCTTGTCGATGAAGCTCGAATTCAAGAATTAAAAAAATATCGCAGAACTTACATTTCTGCAATTAGTGCGATTATTTTAATTTTAATTAGTTGCTTATCACTTGTTGGATATTATTTCTACCAAACTTTCTTTTAAATCAAATAAAATAACGAAATAAGCAAACTATTAGTGCAATAAAAAATAATAGTAATTTGCATTTGAACCAGATTAGTTACTAATCTGGTTTTTCTTTGTCAAATTGCTAATAAAAATGTAGCAAAAGCAACGTATAAATTTGTTGGATAATTAAATTGACCAAGTAGAGAAATTCAAGCTAATGTAAGAAAACAAGCTAATGCTGATAACATTTCCTTGAATAAAACATTTTGCAAACTTACTT
This sequence is a window from Mycoplasmopsis gallopavonis. Protein-coding genes within it:
- a CDS encoding DegV family protein; amino-acid sequence: MKKLGIIIDSFSGVSQSFAHELGYHFLPLQVELDNVKYEDGVVESQTILEKLTNAESFLTSLPRLELIEKAVEAASKEFQDVLVLTINENLSSTSRYIQTIAHDFPNVKVVNNHFTGIQIIKVAKYAQKLYQQGLALDQIIEKINKINEQSLTILVPTNLKYILKGGRLNTLKKLVLNTIMMIPILSYNLDGTVGMINLKRTLKGAINKAIDRVEEFIAEIGLQNYECNWMHGVDSKVNQMVVALCNERGINLANEQLTSSAIAIHTGPEAFAITVMPKIED